A genomic window from Pyxicephalus adspersus chromosome 2, UCB_Pads_2.0, whole genome shotgun sequence includes:
- the BRD4 gene encoding bromodomain-containing protein 4 isoform X1, translated as MSSETGLGTRLRATSGMGDGVEGAPMSGAPQPAPPQTQTLLSQMINPPPPEITRPNAPKRQTNQLQYLAKTVLKTLWKHQFAWPFQQPVDAIKLNLPDYYKIIKSPMDMGTIKKRLENYYYTNAQECIQDFNTMFTNCYIYNKPGDDIVLMAEALEKLFLQKISEMPQEETELPIVQSKGRGRGKKESDASIIPMRTRVPSINQSEKTAPKPPVTSVSKPATPTTPVVTKAPTPPQTRTPPARPPAITQAPIPYSPAVTQEMVVPTTIPPAVPSVQSHAPVISTTTQPVKVRRTKGVKRKADTTTPTAHDPLHESSPLPSDSKPARALPRRESGRQSRPAKKTEVPDSQLPAPPVLHNPMSAQPVQAISNTRISEQLRYCSGIVREMFAKKHTSYAWPFYKPVDVEALGLHDYCEIIKHPMDLSTIKVKLENGDYRDAQDFASDVRLMFSNCYKYNPPDHEVVAMARKLQDVFEMRFAKMPDEPEEAPAPAPSPTPCPPAPSVKGPPHSSSDSSSDSSSDSESSSDSEEERAQRLAELQEQLKAVHEHLAALSQPQPNKPKKKEREKRKDKHKKKEEVEESRKNRSREPPTKKPKKSVQGPVGTPSIKKEAAPPVSRPARPAPPPAPCESSEEESQRCRPMSYEEKRQLSLDINKLPGEKLGRVVHIIQSREPSLKNSNPDEIEIDFETLKPSTLREMERYVTSCLRKKRKPQDKIEAPSSGSGKGKGFSSSESDSSSESSTSDSEESDPETTHKQKKKSHSGRESRKHHHQPHPPQQPLVPPPNIHKPSSPTPPPSYAAPPSLDTSHPSLHHPLHPANVFDAVNAHYGQAGLHLPPPDLPPHLTGGQPERCSPPHLNQHALVSPPALHNAMPQQPSRPSNRAAALPPKPVRPPSASPPPAQTHHQPPPHSLIHHSQPPHALLEDDGPSSPNSGLPSSPVQLGHTQMALYLQQLQKSQQPPVQSPLQPLLPSVKVQNQPPLSAASQSMRLLQNLPYPSPSSSVSTAPPPAPPPSHVHQLQTPPTASQQQPAVQAPPPPQPPHPTLQSAMTAPHQQLVHQQSKPQQVIQHHHPSPRQQKPEPYSGGHLREAPSPLLHSPQVPPFAGLSHPSSPQAAQSKKQEMRGSSVLQPQPLIVKEEKRHSPSLRPEGFSPGMRTEPHKLPESLKGSSLVQPRPEMKPIDGSRPVRPPESITSQGVPEKEKQKQEPKTPVAPKKDLKIKNMGSWASLVQKPPVTPTAPGKSSSDSFELFRRAAREKEERERALKLQAEQAERMRREQERMRSREEDDAQEQARKAHEEARRRQEQQQQQPHVQTPLPTPPPPAQSSQPIMDQREMDRKREQERRRRHAMTPSIDMNFQSDLMEIFEQNLFS; from the exons ATGTCATCCGAGACTGGGCTTGGTACACGTCTAAGGGCCACATCTGGAATGGGCGACGGAGTGGAAGGGGCTCCAATGTCTGGGGCCCCACAGCCTGCCCCTCCTCAAACACAGACTCTGCTGTCACAAATGATTAACCCTCCGCCTCCTGAAATAACAAGGCCAAACGCACCTAAACGTCAGACCAACCAGTTACAGTACTTGGCCAAAACCGTACTCAAGACGCTATGGAAGCATCAGTTTGCTTGGCCCTTTCAGCAGCCTGTGGATGCAATCAAGCTCAATTTACCA GACTATTATAAAATCATCAAATCCCCAATGGACATGGGTACCATCAAGAAACGCCTGGAAAACTATTATTACACTAATGCGCAGGAATGTATCCAGGATTTCAATACAATGTTTACAAACTGCTACATTTATAATAAG CCTGGAGATGACATTGTATTGATGGCTGAGGCCCTGGAGAAGCTTTTCCTGCAGAAGATTTCAGAGATGCCTCAGGAGGAAACAGAGTTGCCGATTGTTCAGAGCAAAGGACGTGGCCGAGGAAAAAAGGAATCAG ATGCCTCAATTATCCCTATGAGAACGAGGGTCCCATCAATAAACCAATCTGAGAAGACTGCTCCAAAGCCACCCGTGACAT CTGTTTCTAAACCTGCAACCCCGACCACTCCTGTTGTGACCAAGGCACCTACCCCTCCACAGACCCGTACCCCACCTGCCCGTCCCCCTGCTATCACTCAAGCTCCTATTCCGTACTCACCTGCTGTCACTCAGGAAATGGTGGTGCCCACAACAATACCCCCTGCTGTTCCATCTGTTCAGAGCCACGCACCTGTCATCTCGACTACCACCCAGCCCGTAAAGGTGAGAAGAACG AAAGGGGTGAAGAGGAAAGCAGATACTACAACCCCTACGGCCCATGACCCCCTTCATGAATCCTCTCCCCTTCCAAGTGATTCAAAGCCTGCTAGAGCTTTACCTAGAAGGGAGAGTGGTCGTCAGTCTCGGCCAGCAAAGAAGACCGAGGTTCCCGACTCCCAGCTTCCTGCACCCCCTGTTCTACACAACCCAATGAGTGCCCAACCTGTTCAGGCAATCAGCAACACCAGGATCTCTGAGCAACTGCGCTACTGTTCAGGCATCGTTCGTGAAATGTTTGCAAAGAAACACACTTCATATGCTTGGCCTTTTTACAAACCTGTAGATGTAGAAGCTCTTGGACTGCACGACTACTGCGAAATTATCAAGCATCCTATGGACCTGAGCACTATTAAG GTAAAGCTGGAGAATGGGGACTATCGAGATGCCCAGGACTTTGCCTCTGATGTGCGACTTATGTTTTCGAACTGTTACAAATACAACCCTCCGGACCATGAGGTGGTGGCCATGGCCCGCAAGCTTCAG GATGTATTTGAAATGCGATTTGCCAAGATGCCAGATGAACCAGAAGAAGCACCAGCTCCTGCACCCTCACCCACCCCCTGTCCTCCTGCGCCTTCTGTCAAGGGCCCTCCACACAGCTCCAGTGATAGCAGCAGTGATAGCTCTTCTGATAGTGAAAGCAGTTCTGACAGTGAGGAAGAGCGTGCACAGAGATTAGCAGAACTTCAGGAGCAG TTAAAAGCTGTGCATGAACATTTAGCAGCCCTATCTCAGCCTCAGCCCAACAAACCAAAGAAGAAAGAACGTGAAAAGAGGAAAGATAAGCACAAAAAGAAAGAGGAGGTTGAGGAGTCCCGCAAGAACAGGTCCCGGGAACCTCCAACTAAAAAACCCAAGAAAAGTGTTCAAGGACCAGTGggaactcccag CATTAAAAAAGAAGCGGCTCCCCCAGTGTCACGCCCAGCAAGACCCGCACCTCCACCTGCACCTTGTGAGTCTTCAGAAGAGGAATCCCAGAGATGTCGACCAATGTCTTATGAGGAAAAGAGACAATTAAGCCTGGACATTAATAAGCTCCCGGGAGAAAAGTTGGGCAGAGTAGTACACATCATCCAGTCCCGGGAGCCATCACTTAAGAACTCTAACCCAGATGAAATTGAAATAGACTTTGAGACCCTTAAACCGTCCACACTGAGAGAGATGGAGAGATATGTTACCTCTtgcctaagaaaaaaaaggaaaccacaaG ATAAAATTGAAGCTCCCTCATCTGGTTCTGGTAAGGGGAAAGGTTTCTCCTCTTCTGAGTCTGATAGTTCAAGTGAATCCAGCACCTCAGACAGCGAGGAGTCAGATCCAG aaacaacaCATAAGCAGAAGAAAAAGAGTCACTCAGGGAGAGAGTCTAGAAAG CATCACCACCAACCCCATCCTCCACAGCAGCCTCTTGTTCCACCGCCTAATATCCATAAACCATCATCCCCAACCCCTCCACCTTCTTATGCCGCACCTCCCAGCTTGGACACTTCCCATCCATCTCTTCATCATCCGCTTCATCCTGCAAATGTCTTTGATGCAGTTAATGCTCACTATGGACAGGCAGGTCTGCACCTTCCACCACCGGATCTTCCACCACACCTCACAGGTGGTCAACCAGAACGATGTTCTCCACCTCATCTCAACCAACATGCCCTTGTTAGTCCTCCAG CTCTACATAATGCCATGCCTCAGCAACCTTCCCGCCCATCAAATCGTGCAGCTGCCCTCCCTCCTAAACCTGTACGGCCACCATCTGCATCACCGCCCCCAGCGCAAACGCATCACCAACCACCTCCTCATTCTCTCATTCATCATTCACAGCCTCCTCATGCCCTGCTAGAAGATGATGGCCCATCTTCCCCAAATAGTGGGCTCCCTTCTTCTCCTGTTCAGCTTGGTCATACGCAGATGGCCCTTTATCTGCAGCAGCTACAGAAATCTCAACAGCCTCCCGTGCAATCTCCTCTTCAGCCGCTTCTCCCTTCTGTTAAAGTGCAGAACCAACCACCATTGTCTGCTGCTTCTCAGTCTATGCGGCTTTTGCAGAACCTGCCTTACCCCTCACCTTCTTCCTCTGTTAGCACCGCTCCTCCCCCTGCTCCTCCTCCATCCCACGTGCATCAGTTGCAAACACCACCTACAGCTTCCCAACAACAGCCAGCAGTGCAGGCGCCACCACCTCCTCAGCCGCCACATCCAACCCTTCAAAGTGCAATGACTGCTCCCCATCAACAGCTTGTACACCAGCAGTCTAAGCCACAGCAAGTCATTCAACATCACCATCCCTCACCACGGCAGCAGAAACCAGAGCCATACTCTGGAG GTCACTTGCGGGAGGCCCCATCTCCTCTCCTTCATTCTCCTCAGGTTCCTCCATTTGCAGGCCTTTCCCATCCTTCGTCACCGCAGGCCGCACAGTCCAAAAAGCAG GAAATGAGAGGATCATCAGTGTTGCAGCCTCAGCCACTtatagtaaaagaagaaaaacgcCATTCGCCCTCGTTGCGTCCAGAAGGCTTTTCACCTGGCATGAGGACTGAACCCCACAAACTTCCAGAATCTCTAAAAGGTTCCAGCCTTGTTCAGCCAc ggCCAGAAATGAAGCCCATTGATGGGAGTCGCCCAGTGAGGCCGCCTGAAAGCATCACTTCTCAAGGGGTACCGGAGAAAGAGAAGCAAAAGCAGGAACCGAAGACGCCTGTTGCCCCCAAAAAG GacctgaaaattaaaaacatgggCTCGTGGGCAAGCCTGGTACAGAAGCCTCCGGTTACCCCAACTGCACCCGGGAAGTCATCCAGTGATAGCTTTGAGCTTTTCAGACGTGCAGCTCGggagaaggaagaaagagagagggcTCTCAAACTGCAGGCTGAGCAAGCAGAAAGGATGCGTAGGGAGCAGGAGAGGATGAG GTCTCGAGAAGAAGATGATGCTCAGGAGCAAGCAAGGAAAGCTCATGAAGAGGCTCGAAGGAGGCAGgaacagcaacagcagcagccaCATGTGCAAACCCCTCTTCCTACACCTCCACCTCCTGCCCAGAGCTCACAGCCAATCATGGATCAGAGAGAGATGGACAGGAAACGAGAACAGGAGCGGAGACGGCGACACGCG ATGACTCCTTCGATAGACATGAATTTTCAGAGTGACCTGATGGAAATATTTGAACAGAACTTGTTCTCTTGA
- the BRD4 gene encoding bromodomain-containing protein 4 isoform X2 yields MSSETGLGTRLRATSGMGDGVEGAPMSGAPQPAPPQTQTLLSQMINPPPPEITRPNAPKRQTNQLQYLAKTVLKTLWKHQFAWPFQQPVDAIKLNLPDYYKIIKSPMDMGTIKKRLENYYYTNAQECIQDFNTMFTNCYIYNKPGDDIVLMAEALEKLFLQKISEMPQEETELPIVQSKGRGRGKKESDASIIPMRTRVPSINQSEKTAPKPPVTSVSKPATPTTPVVTKAPTPPQTRTPPARPPAITQAPIPYSPAVTQEMVVPTTIPPAVPSVQSHAPVISTTTQPVKKGVKRKADTTTPTAHDPLHESSPLPSDSKPARALPRRESGRQSRPAKKTEVPDSQLPAPPVLHNPMSAQPVQAISNTRISEQLRYCSGIVREMFAKKHTSYAWPFYKPVDVEALGLHDYCEIIKHPMDLSTIKVKLENGDYRDAQDFASDVRLMFSNCYKYNPPDHEVVAMARKLQDVFEMRFAKMPDEPEEAPAPAPSPTPCPPAPSVKGPPHSSSDSSSDSSSDSESSSDSEEERAQRLAELQEQLKAVHEHLAALSQPQPNKPKKKEREKRKDKHKKKEEVEESRKNRSREPPTKKPKKSVQGPVGTPSIKKEAAPPVSRPARPAPPPAPCESSEEESQRCRPMSYEEKRQLSLDINKLPGEKLGRVVHIIQSREPSLKNSNPDEIEIDFETLKPSTLREMERYVTSCLRKKRKPQDKIEAPSSGSGKGKGFSSSESDSSSESSTSDSEESDPETTHKQKKKSHSGRESRKHHHQPHPPQQPLVPPPNIHKPSSPTPPPSYAAPPSLDTSHPSLHHPLHPANVFDAVNAHYGQAGLHLPPPDLPPHLTGGQPERCSPPHLNQHALVSPPALHNAMPQQPSRPSNRAAALPPKPVRPPSASPPPAQTHHQPPPHSLIHHSQPPHALLEDDGPSSPNSGLPSSPVQLGHTQMALYLQQLQKSQQPPVQSPLQPLLPSVKVQNQPPLSAASQSMRLLQNLPYPSPSSSVSTAPPPAPPPSHVHQLQTPPTASQQQPAVQAPPPPQPPHPTLQSAMTAPHQQLVHQQSKPQQVIQHHHPSPRQQKPEPYSGGHLREAPSPLLHSPQVPPFAGLSHPSSPQAAQSKKQEMRGSSVLQPQPLIVKEEKRHSPSLRPEGFSPGMRTEPHKLPESLKGSSLVQPRPEMKPIDGSRPVRPPESITSQGVPEKEKQKQEPKTPVAPKKDLKIKNMGSWASLVQKPPVTPTAPGKSSSDSFELFRRAAREKEERERALKLQAEQAERMRREQERMRSREEDDAQEQARKAHEEARRRQEQQQQQPHVQTPLPTPPPPAQSSQPIMDQREMDRKREQERRRRHAMTPSIDMNFQSDLMEIFEQNLFS; encoded by the exons ATGTCATCCGAGACTGGGCTTGGTACACGTCTAAGGGCCACATCTGGAATGGGCGACGGAGTGGAAGGGGCTCCAATGTCTGGGGCCCCACAGCCTGCCCCTCCTCAAACACAGACTCTGCTGTCACAAATGATTAACCCTCCGCCTCCTGAAATAACAAGGCCAAACGCACCTAAACGTCAGACCAACCAGTTACAGTACTTGGCCAAAACCGTACTCAAGACGCTATGGAAGCATCAGTTTGCTTGGCCCTTTCAGCAGCCTGTGGATGCAATCAAGCTCAATTTACCA GACTATTATAAAATCATCAAATCCCCAATGGACATGGGTACCATCAAGAAACGCCTGGAAAACTATTATTACACTAATGCGCAGGAATGTATCCAGGATTTCAATACAATGTTTACAAACTGCTACATTTATAATAAG CCTGGAGATGACATTGTATTGATGGCTGAGGCCCTGGAGAAGCTTTTCCTGCAGAAGATTTCAGAGATGCCTCAGGAGGAAACAGAGTTGCCGATTGTTCAGAGCAAAGGACGTGGCCGAGGAAAAAAGGAATCAG ATGCCTCAATTATCCCTATGAGAACGAGGGTCCCATCAATAAACCAATCTGAGAAGACTGCTCCAAAGCCACCCGTGACAT CTGTTTCTAAACCTGCAACCCCGACCACTCCTGTTGTGACCAAGGCACCTACCCCTCCACAGACCCGTACCCCACCTGCCCGTCCCCCTGCTATCACTCAAGCTCCTATTCCGTACTCACCTGCTGTCACTCAGGAAATGGTGGTGCCCACAACAATACCCCCTGCTGTTCCATCTGTTCAGAGCCACGCACCTGTCATCTCGACTACCACCCAGCCCGTAAAG AAAGGGGTGAAGAGGAAAGCAGATACTACAACCCCTACGGCCCATGACCCCCTTCATGAATCCTCTCCCCTTCCAAGTGATTCAAAGCCTGCTAGAGCTTTACCTAGAAGGGAGAGTGGTCGTCAGTCTCGGCCAGCAAAGAAGACCGAGGTTCCCGACTCCCAGCTTCCTGCACCCCCTGTTCTACACAACCCAATGAGTGCCCAACCTGTTCAGGCAATCAGCAACACCAGGATCTCTGAGCAACTGCGCTACTGTTCAGGCATCGTTCGTGAAATGTTTGCAAAGAAACACACTTCATATGCTTGGCCTTTTTACAAACCTGTAGATGTAGAAGCTCTTGGACTGCACGACTACTGCGAAATTATCAAGCATCCTATGGACCTGAGCACTATTAAG GTAAAGCTGGAGAATGGGGACTATCGAGATGCCCAGGACTTTGCCTCTGATGTGCGACTTATGTTTTCGAACTGTTACAAATACAACCCTCCGGACCATGAGGTGGTGGCCATGGCCCGCAAGCTTCAG GATGTATTTGAAATGCGATTTGCCAAGATGCCAGATGAACCAGAAGAAGCACCAGCTCCTGCACCCTCACCCACCCCCTGTCCTCCTGCGCCTTCTGTCAAGGGCCCTCCACACAGCTCCAGTGATAGCAGCAGTGATAGCTCTTCTGATAGTGAAAGCAGTTCTGACAGTGAGGAAGAGCGTGCACAGAGATTAGCAGAACTTCAGGAGCAG TTAAAAGCTGTGCATGAACATTTAGCAGCCCTATCTCAGCCTCAGCCCAACAAACCAAAGAAGAAAGAACGTGAAAAGAGGAAAGATAAGCACAAAAAGAAAGAGGAGGTTGAGGAGTCCCGCAAGAACAGGTCCCGGGAACCTCCAACTAAAAAACCCAAGAAAAGTGTTCAAGGACCAGTGggaactcccag CATTAAAAAAGAAGCGGCTCCCCCAGTGTCACGCCCAGCAAGACCCGCACCTCCACCTGCACCTTGTGAGTCTTCAGAAGAGGAATCCCAGAGATGTCGACCAATGTCTTATGAGGAAAAGAGACAATTAAGCCTGGACATTAATAAGCTCCCGGGAGAAAAGTTGGGCAGAGTAGTACACATCATCCAGTCCCGGGAGCCATCACTTAAGAACTCTAACCCAGATGAAATTGAAATAGACTTTGAGACCCTTAAACCGTCCACACTGAGAGAGATGGAGAGATATGTTACCTCTtgcctaagaaaaaaaaggaaaccacaaG ATAAAATTGAAGCTCCCTCATCTGGTTCTGGTAAGGGGAAAGGTTTCTCCTCTTCTGAGTCTGATAGTTCAAGTGAATCCAGCACCTCAGACAGCGAGGAGTCAGATCCAG aaacaacaCATAAGCAGAAGAAAAAGAGTCACTCAGGGAGAGAGTCTAGAAAG CATCACCACCAACCCCATCCTCCACAGCAGCCTCTTGTTCCACCGCCTAATATCCATAAACCATCATCCCCAACCCCTCCACCTTCTTATGCCGCACCTCCCAGCTTGGACACTTCCCATCCATCTCTTCATCATCCGCTTCATCCTGCAAATGTCTTTGATGCAGTTAATGCTCACTATGGACAGGCAGGTCTGCACCTTCCACCACCGGATCTTCCACCACACCTCACAGGTGGTCAACCAGAACGATGTTCTCCACCTCATCTCAACCAACATGCCCTTGTTAGTCCTCCAG CTCTACATAATGCCATGCCTCAGCAACCTTCCCGCCCATCAAATCGTGCAGCTGCCCTCCCTCCTAAACCTGTACGGCCACCATCTGCATCACCGCCCCCAGCGCAAACGCATCACCAACCACCTCCTCATTCTCTCATTCATCATTCACAGCCTCCTCATGCCCTGCTAGAAGATGATGGCCCATCTTCCCCAAATAGTGGGCTCCCTTCTTCTCCTGTTCAGCTTGGTCATACGCAGATGGCCCTTTATCTGCAGCAGCTACAGAAATCTCAACAGCCTCCCGTGCAATCTCCTCTTCAGCCGCTTCTCCCTTCTGTTAAAGTGCAGAACCAACCACCATTGTCTGCTGCTTCTCAGTCTATGCGGCTTTTGCAGAACCTGCCTTACCCCTCACCTTCTTCCTCTGTTAGCACCGCTCCTCCCCCTGCTCCTCCTCCATCCCACGTGCATCAGTTGCAAACACCACCTACAGCTTCCCAACAACAGCCAGCAGTGCAGGCGCCACCACCTCCTCAGCCGCCACATCCAACCCTTCAAAGTGCAATGACTGCTCCCCATCAACAGCTTGTACACCAGCAGTCTAAGCCACAGCAAGTCATTCAACATCACCATCCCTCACCACGGCAGCAGAAACCAGAGCCATACTCTGGAG GTCACTTGCGGGAGGCCCCATCTCCTCTCCTTCATTCTCCTCAGGTTCCTCCATTTGCAGGCCTTTCCCATCCTTCGTCACCGCAGGCCGCACAGTCCAAAAAGCAG GAAATGAGAGGATCATCAGTGTTGCAGCCTCAGCCACTtatagtaaaagaagaaaaacgcCATTCGCCCTCGTTGCGTCCAGAAGGCTTTTCACCTGGCATGAGGACTGAACCCCACAAACTTCCAGAATCTCTAAAAGGTTCCAGCCTTGTTCAGCCAc ggCCAGAAATGAAGCCCATTGATGGGAGTCGCCCAGTGAGGCCGCCTGAAAGCATCACTTCTCAAGGGGTACCGGAGAAAGAGAAGCAAAAGCAGGAACCGAAGACGCCTGTTGCCCCCAAAAAG GacctgaaaattaaaaacatgggCTCGTGGGCAAGCCTGGTACAGAAGCCTCCGGTTACCCCAACTGCACCCGGGAAGTCATCCAGTGATAGCTTTGAGCTTTTCAGACGTGCAGCTCGggagaaggaagaaagagagagggcTCTCAAACTGCAGGCTGAGCAAGCAGAAAGGATGCGTAGGGAGCAGGAGAGGATGAG GTCTCGAGAAGAAGATGATGCTCAGGAGCAAGCAAGGAAAGCTCATGAAGAGGCTCGAAGGAGGCAGgaacagcaacagcagcagccaCATGTGCAAACCCCTCTTCCTACACCTCCACCTCCTGCCCAGAGCTCACAGCCAATCATGGATCAGAGAGAGATGGACAGGAAACGAGAACAGGAGCGGAGACGGCGACACGCG ATGACTCCTTCGATAGACATGAATTTTCAGAGTGACCTGATGGAAATATTTGAACAGAACTTGTTCTCTTGA